The following proteins come from a genomic window of Streptococcus oralis:
- a CDS encoding glucose-1-phosphate adenylyltransferase yields MKNEMLALILAGGQGTRLGKLTQSIAKPAVQFGGRYRIIDFALSNCANSGIHNVGVITQYQPLALNNHIGNGSSWGLDGINTGVSILQPYSASEGNRWFEGTSHAIYQNIDYIDSVNPEYVLILSGDHIYKMDYDDMLQSHKDNNASLTVAVLDVPLKEASRFGIMNTDANNRIVEFEEKPAEPKSTKASMGIYIFDWKRLRNMLVAAEKNKVDMSDFGKNVIPNYLESGESVYAYEFKGYWKDVGTIESLWEANMEYIDPNNALDSRDRQWKIYSRNLISPPNFIGKHAHVEDSLVVDGCLVDGTVKHSILSTEAQVREGAEVVDSVIMSGAIIGKGAKIKRAIIGEGAVISEGVEIDGTDEVQVVGYDEVVGVATDED; encoded by the coding sequence ATGAAGAATGAAATGCTAGCTTTGATCCTTGCGGGTGGGCAAGGAACTCGTCTCGGAAAACTCACTCAAAGTATTGCTAAGCCGGCTGTGCAATTTGGTGGGCGCTACCGTATCATTGATTTTGCTCTTTCAAACTGTGCTAACTCTGGGATTCACAACGTCGGTGTTATTACGCAGTATCAACCTCTTGCCTTGAACAACCATATCGGAAATGGTTCGAGCTGGGGACTAGATGGTATTAACACAGGTGTTTCCATCCTTCAACCCTACTCTGCAAGTGAAGGAAACCGTTGGTTTGAAGGGACTAGCCACGCTATCTACCAAAACATTGACTACATCGATAGTGTTAACCCAGAATATGTTCTCATCCTCTCTGGAGACCATATTTACAAGATGGACTATGATGACATGCTCCAATCTCACAAGGACAACAATGCCAGTTTGACAGTAGCTGTCTTGGATGTACCCCTCAAAGAAGCTAGCCGTTTTGGTATCATGAATACTGACGCAAACAATCGTATCGTCGAATTCGAAGAAAAACCAGCAGAACCTAAGTCTACCAAAGCTTCTATGGGGATCTATATTTTTGACTGGAAACGTCTACGCAACATGCTAGTAGCCGCTGAAAAGAACAAGGTAGATATGTCAGATTTCGGTAAAAACGTTATTCCAAATTACCTTGAGTCTGGAGAAAGCGTCTATGCTTATGAATTCAAAGGCTACTGGAAAGACGTTGGTACTATCGAGTCTCTATGGGAAGCAAATATGGAATACATTGATCCAAACAACGCTTTGGATAGTCGTGATCGTCAGTGGAAAATCTACTCACGGAACTTGATTTCACCACCAAACTTTATTGGAAAACACGCTCATGTAGAAGATTCTTTAGTTGTGGATGGCTGTCTCGTGGATGGAACTGTTAAGCATTCCATTCTCTCAACAGAAGCGCAAGTACGTGAGGGTGCTGAAGTAGTAGACTCTGTAATCATGAGTGGTGCCATTATCGGAAAAGGTGCAAAAATTAAACGTGCCATTATTGGTGAGGGTGCTGTTATTTCTGAAGGTGTCGAAATTGATGGAACAGACGAAGTACAAGTAGTAGGATATGATGAAGTAGTGGGGGTAGCAACAGATGAAGATTGA
- the glgD gene encoding glucose-1-phosphate adenylyltransferase subunit GlgD, whose protein sequence is MKIDKYSAILGNTVGFHDMSTLTDHRPVASLPFGAKYRLIDFPLSSLANAGVRSVFGIFQQDNISSVFDHIRSGREWGLSTLLSHYYLGIYNTRVESSTVGKEYYQQLLTYLKRSGSNQTVALNCDIVVNIDLNQVFHLHTTAGRPITVVYKKLPKKDISDVNAILEVDETDHVLSHKLFDAKSTDELFNMSTDIFVVDTPWLIERLEEEVQKEYPEKLRYVLRDLAVKEGAFAYEYTGYLANIHSVQSYYQANIDMLESQKFYSLFSPNQKIYTKVKNEEPTYYANTSKVSTSQFASGSIIEGEVVQSVLSRNIYVHKDSVVKDSILFPRVVIGQGAQVEYAILDKGVEVADGVVIRGTAEHPVVVKKGEKVTEDIHS, encoded by the coding sequence ATGAAGATTGATAAATATTCAGCCATTTTAGGAAACACCGTTGGTTTTCACGATATGTCAACTTTGACAGATCATCGTCCAGTAGCCAGTTTGCCATTTGGTGCCAAATATCGTTTGATTGACTTCCCTCTTTCTAGCCTTGCAAATGCTGGTGTTCGTAGTGTCTTTGGAATTTTCCAACAAGACAATATCAGTTCAGTCTTTGACCACATTCGTTCCGGACGTGAGTGGGGCTTATCTACCCTTCTAAGTCACTACTATCTAGGTATTTATAATACGCGTGTTGAAAGTAGCACGGTTGGGAAAGAATATTACCAACAGCTTCTCACTTATTTGAAACGTTCAGGATCAAATCAGACGGTTGCACTTAACTGTGATATCGTGGTGAATATTGACCTCAATCAAGTATTCCATTTACATACTACTGCCGGTCGTCCGATTACAGTTGTTTATAAGAAATTACCTAAAAAGGATATTTCAGATGTTAATGCCATCTTGGAAGTGGATGAAACAGACCATGTTCTTTCTCATAAACTTTTTGATGCCAAATCAACAGATGAACTTTTCAACATGTCTACAGATATATTCGTCGTTGATACTCCGTGGTTGATTGAACGACTTGAAGAAGAAGTTCAAAAAGAATATCCAGAAAAATTACGCTATGTACTCCGCGATTTAGCTGTAAAAGAAGGTGCTTTTGCTTACGAATACACGGGCTATCTAGCCAATATTCACTCCGTTCAATCCTATTATCAAGCCAATATTGATATGTTGGAGTCTCAAAAATTCTACTCTCTCTTCTCACCTAACCAAAAGATTTATACCAAGGTTAAGAATGAAGAACCAACCTACTATGCGAATACTTCAAAAGTAAGTACTTCTCAGTTTGCTTCTGGTAGTATCATTGAGGGTGAAGTAGTTCAGTCAGTCCTATCTCGTAACATTTATGTTCACAAAGATAGTGTGGTGAAAGACAGCATTTTATTCCCTCGTGTTGTGATTGGTCAAGGAGCCCAGGTTGAATATGCCATTCTAGACAAAGGTGTTGAGGTTGCGGACGGTGTTGTCATTCGAGGCACAGCAGAACATCCAGTTGTAGTCAAAAAAGGCGAAAAAGTTACAGAGGATATTCATTCATGA
- the glgA gene encoding glycogen synthase GlgA, which produces MKILFVAAEGAPFSKTGGLGDVIGALPKSLVKAGHEVAVVLPYYDMVEAKFGDQIEDVLHFEVSVGWRRQYCGIKKTILNGVTFYFVDNQTYFFRGHVYGDFDDGERFAFFQLAALEAMERIDFIPDILHVHDYHTAMIPFLLKEKYHWIQAYQGIRTVLTIHNLEFQGQFSEGMLWDLFGVGFERYADGTLRWNDCLNWMKAGILYADRVSTVSPSYAHEIMTSQFGCGLDQILRMESGKVSGIVNGIDADLYNPQTDPLLDYHFDKEDLSGKAQNKAKLQERVGLPVRADVPLVGIVSRLTRQKGFDVVVESLHRFLQEDVQIVLLGTGDPAFEHSFSWFAQVYPDKLSANITFDVKLAQEIYAACDLFLMPSRFEPCGLSQMMAMRYGTLPLVHEVGGLRDTVQSFNPIEGTGTGFSFDNLTPYWLNWSFQTALDVYKYQPDVWKNLQKQAMECDFSWDTACKSYLDLYHSLVN; this is translated from the coding sequence ATGAAAATTTTATTCGTAGCAGCAGAGGGGGCGCCCTTTTCAAAAACAGGTGGTTTGGGAGACGTCATTGGCGCTCTGCCCAAATCACTGGTAAAGGCAGGGCATGAAGTTGCGGTTGTTTTACCTTACTATGACATGGTAGAGGCTAAGTTCGGCGACCAGATTGAGGATGTTCTTCACTTTGAAGTGAGTGTAGGATGGCGTAGACAGTACTGTGGTATTAAGAAGACCATCTTGAATGGTGTTACCTTCTACTTCGTAGACAATCAAACGTATTTCTTCCGAGGTCATGTTTACGGAGATTTCGATGATGGTGAACGTTTTGCCTTCTTCCAACTGGCTGCTCTTGAAGCCATGGAGCGAATTGATTTCATTCCAGATATTCTCCATGTTCATGATTACCACACAGCCATGATTCCCTTCTTGTTGAAAGAAAAGTATCATTGGATTCAAGCATATCAAGGAATCAGAACCGTTTTAACTATTCATAATTTGGAATTTCAAGGTCAATTTTCTGAAGGAATGTTGTGGGATTTGTTTGGTGTTGGATTTGAACGCTATGCTGATGGAACCCTTCGCTGGAATGATTGCCTCAACTGGATGAAGGCTGGTATCCTATACGCGGATCGTGTCTCAACCGTTTCTCCTAGCTATGCACATGAGATTATGACCAGTCAGTTTGGTTGCGGTTTGGACCAGATTCTTCGGATGGAGTCAGGTAAGGTTTCAGGTATTGTCAATGGTATTGACGCAGATCTTTATAATCCTCAAACAGACCCACTTTTAGACTATCATTTTGATAAGGAAGATTTATCTGGAAAAGCTCAAAACAAAGCAAAATTGCAAGAGAGAGTTGGTCTACCTGTGAGAGCAGATGTTCCTCTAGTTGGGATTGTCTCTCGTTTGACCCGTCAAAAAGGCTTTGATGTTGTTGTAGAGAGCTTGCATCGTTTCTTACAAGAGGACGTTCAAATAGTCCTTTTAGGAACAGGTGACCCGGCTTTTGAACATTCCTTCTCCTGGTTTGCGCAAGTCTATCCTGACAAACTATCAGCAAATATCACTTTTGACGTCAAGCTCGCTCAAGAAATTTATGCAGCTTGTGATCTCTTCCTCATGCCAAGTCGTTTTGAACCATGTGGCTTGTCACAAATGATGGCTATGCGTTATGGAACACTACCATTGGTTCATGAAGTGGGTGGACTAAGAGATACAGTTCAATCCTTCAATCCGATCGAAGGAACTGGTACTGGATTTAGCTTCGACAATTTAACACCATACTGGCTTAACTGGAGTTTTCAAACAGCCTTGGATGTTTATAAGTACCAGCCGGACGTATGGAAAAATCTACAAAAACAAGCTATGGAATGTGATTTCTCATGGGATACAGCCTGCAAATCTTACCTGGACTTGTACCATAGTTTAGTCAACTAA
- the serB gene encoding phosphoserine phosphatase SerB: MTKVMGLCVMDVDGTLIAEEVIDLLGREAGCEAEISKITNQAMQGELDFEGSLRARVALLKGLPISVFDTVFKSIHLSQNAQEFISILQKKGILVGLVSGGFTPIVERLAKSLGISYFSANQLEVKDGFLTGKLVGEIVTAQVKQATLKKWRKELKLPKERTIAIGDGANDLLMLKSAGHGIAFCAKEVVKAEVACHVDTRDLLEVLPLIDFLE; this comes from the coding sequence ATGACTAAAGTAATGGGGCTCTGTGTCATGGATGTTGATGGTACCTTAATAGCAGAGGAAGTGATTGACCTTTTGGGAAGAGAAGCAGGTTGCGAAGCGGAAATTTCAAAGATTACCAATCAAGCAATGCAAGGAGAACTGGACTTTGAAGGGAGTTTACGAGCGAGGGTAGCTTTGTTAAAAGGTCTTCCGATTTCGGTCTTTGATACTGTCTTCAAATCCATTCATCTTTCCCAAAATGCTCAAGAATTTATCTCCATACTTCAAAAGAAGGGTATTCTAGTCGGTCTAGTGTCTGGTGGATTTACACCAATAGTTGAGAGATTAGCAAAATCCCTCGGTATCTCCTATTTCTCTGCCAACCAGTTGGAAGTCAAAGACGGTTTTTTAACAGGTAAATTAGTTGGTGAAATTGTGACAGCCCAAGTAAAACAAGCTACTCTTAAGAAATGGAGAAAAGAATTAAAACTACCCAAAGAAAGAACGATTGCCATCGGTGATGGTGCCAATGACCTTTTGATGTTAAAGTCAGCAGGTCACGGTATAGCCTTTTGTGCCAAAGAAGTCGTAAAAGCAGAGGTAGCTTGTCATGTAGATACAAGGGATCTTTTAGAAGTTCTACCTTTGATTGATTTCTTAGAATGA
- a CDS encoding glycerate kinase produces the protein MKIVIAPDSFKESLTAEEVAQAIKRGFEQSITDVECLLCPVGDGGEGTVDAIQHSLELEKKWQEVTGPFGLNEAMRYFQKNQTALFEVADLVGLGKIPHEKRNPLHIQTRGIGELIRHLIDQGMKEIYIGVGGTASNDGGIGIAAGLGYRFHDKNGKELPACGQTLLEFESVSDSELYRIPEDVKIRILADVVSPLCGHQGATYTFGKQKGLDPALFETVDLAMWRFYEKFSSSTLSLKGAGAGGGIAAGLCAFAEASIVSGIDTCLDLIDFDKKVAGADLVIVGEGRLDCQSFAGKAPIGVAKRTPNGVPVIAICGSLADDLPPLPFENIQAAFSILEKSEPLEDSLKKASLYLEHTAANIGRLLKLRKN, from the coding sequence ATGAAAATTGTAATTGCACCCGATTCTTTTAAAGAAAGTTTGACGGCAGAAGAGGTCGCTCAAGCTATAAAAAGAGGTTTTGAACAGTCAATAACAGATGTAGAATGTCTGCTTTGCCCTGTTGGTGATGGTGGGGAAGGAACTGTAGATGCTATTCAACATTCTCTTGAACTCGAAAAAAAATGGCAAGAGGTGACGGGACCTTTTGGCCTAAATGAAGCAATGCGCTACTTTCAGAAAAATCAAACAGCGCTCTTTGAAGTTGCTGACTTGGTTGGTTTAGGAAAGATCCCTCATGAGAAACGAAATCCTCTCCACATCCAAACTCGCGGTATCGGAGAGTTGATTCGCCATCTCATTGATCAAGGGATGAAAGAAATCTATATCGGTGTAGGTGGTACGGCTAGTAATGACGGTGGGATAGGCATTGCTGCTGGCTTAGGTTATCGTTTTCATGATAAGAATGGAAAGGAATTGCCAGCTTGCGGTCAGACTTTGCTTGAGTTCGAGTCGGTTTCAGACAGCGAGTTGTATAGGATTCCCGAAGATGTGAAGATTCGCATTTTAGCAGATGTCGTGAGCCCTTTATGTGGTCATCAAGGGGCAACCTATACATTTGGAAAACAAAAGGGCTTGGATCCTGCTTTGTTTGAGACAGTAGATTTGGCTATGTGGCGGTTCTATGAAAAATTCTCATCTTCCACCCTATCTCTGAAAGGAGCAGGAGCTGGAGGTGGGATTGCTGCTGGACTCTGCGCCTTTGCTGAGGCTAGTATCGTATCTGGGATTGACACCTGTTTGGATTTGATTGACTTTGATAAGAAAGTTGCAGGTGCTGACTTGGTTATTGTCGGAGAGGGCAGACTGGACTGTCAAAGCTTTGCTGGAAAAGCTCCTATCGGTGTAGCAAAAAGAACCCCTAACGGAGTTCCTGTTATCGCTATTTGCGGTAGTCTTGCTGACGATTTGCCTCCCCTACCATTCGAAAATATACAGGCAGCCTTTTCTATTTTAGAGAAAAGTGAACCACTAGAAGATAGTCTGAAAAAAGCAAGCCTCTATTTGGAGCACACAGCTGCTAATATTGGTCGTTTATTAAAGTTGAGGAAGAATTAA
- a CDS encoding DUF1694 domain-containing protein, giving the protein MTDLSKQLLEKAHGGPKLNPDEQRRFLGTFEERVLGYADVETANSLQLQKGFLTILENFQEKTESLFVKISPNIEFDKQVFYLKQAKESNCQATIVSDDHITSPFGLVIHTNEPVQVDEKDLRLAFSNLWEEKKTETPKKSIWKKWLG; this is encoded by the coding sequence ATGACAGATTTATCAAAACAACTACTAGAAAAGGCTCACGGTGGGCCAAAACTAAACCCGGATGAACAACGTCGTTTTCTCGGCACTTTCGAGGAAAGAGTTCTTGGATATGCGGATGTTGAGACGGCCAATAGCCTTCAACTCCAAAAAGGATTTTTAACGATTTTGGAAAACTTTCAAGAAAAGACAGAGAGTCTTTTTGTGAAGATTTCCCCAAATATCGAGTTTGACAAACAAGTCTTTTACTTAAAACAAGCAAAGGAAAGCAACTGCCAGGCGACTATTGTTTCAGACGATCATATCACCTCTCCTTTTGGTCTAGTTATTCACACGAATGAACCTGTTCAAGTAGATGAAAAGGACCTTAGACTTGCATTCTCGAATCTCTGGGAGGAGAAAAAGACAGAAACTCCGAAAAAATCCATCTGGAAAAAATGGTTGGGTTAA
- the eno gene encoding surface-displayed alpha-enolase, giving the protein MSIITDVYAREVLDSRGNPTLEVEVYTESGAFGRGMVPSGASTGEHEAVELRDGDKSRYGGLGTQKAVDNVNNIIAEAIIGYDVRDQQAIDRAMIALDGTPNKGKLGANAILGVSIAVARAAADYLEIPLYSYLGGFNTKVLPTPMMNIINGGSHSDAPIAFQEFMIVPAGAPSFKEALRWGAEIFHALKKILKSRGLETAVGDEGGFAPRFEGTEDGVETILAAIEAAGYVPGKDVFIGFDCASSEFYDKERKVYDYTKFEGEGAAVRTAAEQIDYLEELVNKYPIITIEDGMDENDWDGWKALTERLGGKVQLVGDDFFVTNTSYLAKGIAEGAANSILIKVNQIGTLTETFDAIEMAKEAGYTAVVSHRSGETEDSTIADIAVATNAGQIKTGSLSRTDRIAKYNQLLRIEDQLGEVAEYRGLKSFYNLKK; this is encoded by the coding sequence ATGTCAATTATTACTGATGTTTACGCTCGCGAAGTCCTAGACTCACGCGGTAACCCAACACTTGAAGTAGAAGTTTATACTGAATCAGGTGCTTTCGGACGTGGTATGGTTCCATCAGGAGCTTCTACTGGTGAACACGAAGCAGTTGAACTTCGCGACGGTGACAAATCTCGTTACGGTGGTCTTGGTACACAAAAAGCTGTTGACAACGTAAATAACATCATTGCTGAAGCAATTATCGGCTACGATGTACGTGATCAACAAGCTATCGACCGTGCTATGATCGCTCTTGACGGTACTCCTAACAAAGGTAAATTGGGTGCAAACGCAATTCTTGGTGTCTCTATCGCTGTAGCTCGTGCTGCTGCTGACTACCTTGAAATCCCACTTTACAGCTACCTTGGTGGATTCAACACTAAAGTTCTTCCAACTCCAATGATGAACATCATCAACGGTGGTTCTCACTCAGATGCTCCAATCGCTTTCCAAGAATTCATGATCGTACCTGCTGGTGCACCATCATTCAAAGAAGCTCTTCGTTGGGGTGCTGAAATCTTCCACGCTCTTAAGAAAATCCTTAAATCACGTGGTTTGGAAACTGCCGTAGGTGACGAAGGTGGATTCGCTCCTCGTTTTGAAGGAACTGAAGACGGAGTTGAAACTATCCTTGCTGCTATCGAAGCTGCTGGTTATGTTCCAGGTAAAGACGTATTTATCGGATTTGACTGTGCATCATCAGAATTCTACGATAAAGAACGTAAAGTTTACGACTACACTAAATTCGAAGGTGAAGGAGCTGCTGTACGTACTGCTGCAGAACAAATCGACTACCTTGAAGAATTGGTAAACAAATACCCAATCATCACTATCGAAGATGGTATGGATGAAAACGACTGGGACGGTTGGAAAGCTCTTACTGAACGTCTTGGTGGTAAAGTTCAATTGGTTGGTGACGACTTCTTCGTAACAAACACTTCTTACCTTGCAAAAGGTATCGCTGAAGGCGCTGCTAACTCAATCCTTATCAAAGTTAACCAAATCGGTACTCTTACTGAAACATTCGACGCTATTGAAATGGCGAAAGAAGCTGGTTACACTGCTGTTGTATCACACCGTTCAGGTGAAACTGAAGATTCAACAATCGCTGACATCGCAGTTGCAACAAACGCAGGACAAATCAAGACAGGTTCACTTTCACGTACAGACCGTATCGCTAAATACAATCAATTGCTTCGTATCGAAGACCAACTTGGTGAAGTAGCTGAATACCGTGGATTGAAATCATTCTACAACCTTAAAAAATAA
- a CDS encoding YkgJ family cysteine cluster protein, which produces MSKEIDIEYYHQLALQKQKEHRKVLANLKKKPPKNLDKIAQQIHQEVFAEIDCTACANCCKTLGPDFKEADITRIAKYFKMKLPAFEAEFLQVDEDGDKVFKSMPCPFLGGDNLCSIYDVRPKACREFPHTDRKKIHQINHLTIKNTLTCPAAYLFVEKLKDKL; this is translated from the coding sequence ATGTCTAAAGAGATTGATATTGAGTATTATCACCAACTAGCACTGCAAAAGCAGAAGGAGCACCGCAAAGTGTTAGCTAATCTAAAGAAAAAACCTCCTAAAAACTTAGATAAGATTGCCCAGCAGATTCACCAAGAAGTCTTTGCTGAGATTGATTGCACCGCCTGTGCTAACTGTTGCAAGACATTGGGACCCGACTTCAAAGAGGCAGATATTACACGTATTGCTAAGTACTTTAAGATGAAATTACCAGCTTTTGAAGCGGAATTTCTGCAGGTAGATGAAGATGGGGATAAGGTTTTCAAATCCATGCCCTGTCCCTTTCTAGGAGGAGATAATCTCTGTTCCATCTATGATGTTCGTCCAAAGGCTTGTCGTGAATTCCCTCATACAGATCGTAAAAAGATCCATCAAATCAACCATTTGACGATTAAGAATACCTTGACCTGCCCAGCGGCTTATCTCTTTGTTGAGAAATTAAAAGATAAGTTATAA
- a CDS encoding C39 family peptidase, whose translation MQMYFGDVSLCYSYSLAMALDAYGYDFKAEFLEAIMVMGNGASIVKEDDRHPLVFFDNGMPDLSISHSLKILGFDYEDFYLKDGVKVDLEEVKRKLETFLSNGPVVLGPLDMGHLTYNPNHTILYGVDHFVTVYDIDNQYLYLHDPAGFACMKVAFNDILEAWKAEDIDYKRGAYSMWGNFKKVKSPSQTEIYQETARIMKNRYLNGQNGVLECYAKAVAENGLNTEQKQLHQYFSFKLAAVRNLYLSKFLKDHDPEGARLKEELATLFGQAHLSCLKEDYQELSHLFYQIAEADRRFRDLYVK comes from the coding sequence ATGCAGATGTATTTTGGAGATGTGTCGCTTTGCTATAGTTATTCATTGGCAATGGCACTGGATGCCTATGGTTATGACTTTAAAGCAGAGTTTTTAGAGGCAATTATGGTGATGGGAAATGGCGCTAGTATCGTAAAGGAAGATGACCGGCACCCTCTAGTATTCTTTGATAACGGAATGCCAGATCTTTCAATCTCTCATTCTTTAAAAATACTTGGGTTTGACTATGAGGACTTCTATCTAAAAGATGGAGTGAAAGTAGATTTAGAAGAGGTTAAAAGAAAGTTGGAAACATTTCTGTCCAATGGACCTGTCGTACTGGGACCTCTTGATATGGGCCATCTGACCTACAATCCCAATCACACAATCCTTTATGGTGTGGATCACTTTGTAACCGTGTATGACATTGATAATCAGTATCTTTATTTACACGATCCAGCTGGGTTTGCCTGTATGAAGGTTGCTTTTAATGACATCTTAGAAGCCTGGAAGGCAGAGGATATTGACTATAAGCGCGGAGCATACTCCATGTGGGGAAATTTTAAGAAGGTCAAGAGTCCTAGTCAGACTGAAATCTATCAGGAAACAGCAAGGATTATGAAGAACCGATATTTGAATGGCCAAAACGGTGTTTTGGAATGCTATGCAAAAGCAGTTGCTGAAAACGGCTTAAATACGGAGCAAAAACAATTGCATCAGTACTTCAGCTTTAAACTTGCTGCTGTTCGAAATCTCTATCTCAGTAAATTCTTAAAAGACCATGATCCCGAAGGGGCAAGATTAAAAGAAGAATTGGCTACTTTATTTGGCCAAGCCCACCTTTCATGTTTAAAAGAAGATTACCAAGAACTATCCCATTTGTTCTATCAGATAGCTGAAGCGGACCGTCGCTTTAGAGATTTATATGTAAAGTAG
- a CDS encoding ClbS/DfsB family four-helix bundle protein, which produces MPRPRTKEELVLASKENYEKLNHFISKLSEEELQTPFDFSKDQKKKEAHWKRDKNLRDVLIHLYEWHQLLLTWVHSNQKGHERPFLPEPYNWKTYGEMNVAFWKKHQRTSLEEATKLLNQSHKEVLELMEGFSNDELFTKGVYKWTGGTSLGSYFVSATSSHYDWALKKLKAHQRNCKSS; this is translated from the coding sequence ATGCCTAGACCAAGAACAAAAGAGGAATTAGTGTTAGCCTCTAAGGAAAACTATGAAAAGCTCAATCACTTTATATCTAAATTAAGTGAAGAGGAACTGCAGACTCCTTTTGATTTTTCAAAAGACCAAAAGAAAAAAGAAGCTCACTGGAAAAGAGATAAAAATCTAAGAGATGTTCTGATCCATCTCTATGAATGGCATCAGTTACTTTTAACCTGGGTACATTCCAATCAAAAGGGTCATGAAAGACCTTTTCTCCCTGAACCTTATAATTGGAAAACTTATGGAGAAATGAATGTCGCTTTTTGGAAGAAGCACCAGAGAACGTCCTTAGAAGAAGCGACCAAACTCCTCAATCAATCGCATAAAGAGGTTTTAGAGTTGATGGAAGGCTTCAGCAATGACGAATTGTTCACAAAAGGTGTCTATAAGTGGACGGGAGGAACAAGTCTAGGTTCCTACTTTGTCAGTGCCACTTCCAGTCACTATGATTGGGCTCTGAAAAAACTCAAAGCTCATCAGAGAAATTGTAAGAGTAGTTAG
- a CDS encoding YjjG family noncanonical pyrimidine nucleotidase codes for MPYKFLLLDLDHTLLDFDVAEDVALTQLLKEEGVADIQAYKDYYVPMNKALWKDLEQKKISKQELVNTRFSRLFAHFGLEKDGRLLAQRYQFYLAQQGQTFSGAHELLDSLIERDYELYAATNGITAIQTGRLAQSGLAPYFNQVFISEQLQTQKPDALFYEKIGQQIAGFDKENTLMIGDSLTADIQGGNNAGINTIWYNPHHLENHTQAQPTYEVHSYQDLLDCLDKL; via the coding sequence ATGCCCTACAAATTTTTACTCTTGGACCTAGATCACACTCTTCTTGATTTTGATGTTGCTGAGGATGTGGCACTGACGCAACTTCTAAAGGAAGAAGGGGTTGCGGATATTCAAGCCTATAAAGACTATTACGTTCCCATGAACAAAGCTCTCTGGAAGGACTTGGAGCAAAAGAAAATTAGTAAACAAGAGCTGGTTAACACGCGCTTTTCTCGTTTATTTGCTCATTTTGGACTGGAAAAAGACGGTAGGTTACTTGCCCAGCGTTACCAATTTTACTTAGCCCAACAGGGACAAACTTTTTCAGGTGCTCATGAACTTTTGGACAGTCTCATTGAGCGTGATTATGAGCTGTACGCTGCGACAAATGGCATTACTGCCATTCAGACAGGACGTTTGGCTCAATCAGGTCTGGCTCCCTATTTCAACCAAGTCTTTATTTCCGAGCAGTTGCAAACGCAAAAACCTGATGCACTATTCTATGAAAAAATTGGTCAGCAAATTGCTGGTTTTGATAAAGAAAATACGCTGATGATTGGAGATTCTCTAACTGCCGACATTCAAGGTGGGAATAATGCCGGCATTAATACTATCTGGTACAACCCTCATCACCTCGAAAATCACACGCAAGCCCAGCCGACCTATGAAGTCCATTCTTATCAAGACTTGCTGGATTGTTTAGATAAACTGTAA
- a CDS encoding uracil-DNA glycosylase produces the protein MQHSSWHALIKERLPEGYFGKINQFMERVYAQETVYPPREKVFQALLTTPLEEVKVVILGQDPYHGPGQAQGLSFSVPDAIPAPPSLQNILKELSDDIGVKKSHDLTAWAEQGVLLLNACLTVPAGQANGHAGQIWEPFTDAVIQVVNNLDRPVVFVLWGTYARKKKALVTNPHHLIIESAHPSPLSVFRGFWGSKPFSKANAFLTETGQEPIDWLR, from the coding sequence ATGCAACACTCATCTTGGCATGCTTTGATTAAGGAGCGATTACCTGAAGGTTATTTTGGGAAAATCAATCAGTTTATGGAACGAGTTTATGCTCAGGAAACTGTTTATCCGCCCAGGGAAAAAGTTTTTCAGGCTCTGTTGACTACACCGCTTGAAGAGGTTAAGGTGGTGATTCTAGGGCAGGATCCCTATCACGGACCAGGTCAGGCTCAGGGCTTGAGTTTTTCTGTACCCGATGCTATTCCAGCGCCACCATCCTTGCAAAATATCTTGAAAGAATTGTCAGATGATATTGGGGTTAAGAAATCACATGATTTGACGGCTTGGGCTGAGCAAGGAGTCTTACTTCTCAATGCTTGCTTGACGGTTCCTGCTGGTCAGGCCAATGGCCATGCTGGGCAGATATGGGAGCCTTTTACAGATGCTGTGATTCAGGTGGTCAATAATCTAGATAGACCTGTAGTCTTTGTACTCTGGGGGACCTATGCACGTAAGAAGAAGGCCTTGGTTACCAATCCTCACCACTTGATTATCGAATCAGCCCATCCCAGTCCGTTATCTGTTTTTAGAGGATTTTGGGGTTCCAAGCCTTTTTCCAAGGCTAATGCATTCTTAACAGAGACAGGACAAGAGCCAATTGATTGGCTTAGATAA